A region of Vitis vinifera cultivar Pinot Noir 40024 chromosome 13, ASM3070453v1 DNA encodes the following proteins:
- the LOC100255773 gene encoding glucomannan 4-beta-mannosyltransferase 9, whose product MDRLSFTPTFQGTSYGIGDRIGLIWEQTREPLMVPLLKLMVVVCLTMSVMLFVERVYMGIVIALVKLFGRKPEQRYNWEPMKDDVELGNSAYPMVLVQIPMYNEKEVYQLSIGAACGLSWPSERIIIQVLDDSTDPTIKDLVEMECQRWASKGINIKYEIRGNRHGYKAGALKEGMKHSYVKQCDYVAIFDADFQPEPDFLWRTIPFLVHNPEIGLVQARWKFVNSDECLMTRMQEMSLDYHFTVEQEVGSSSHAFFGFNGTAGVWRISALNEAGGWKDRTTVEDMDLAVRASLKGWKFVYVGALKVKNELPSTFKAYRYQQHRWSCGPANLFKKMAIEIARNKKVNLWKKVYVIYSFFFVRKIVAHIVTFLFYCVVFPATVFFPEVEVPMWGAVYIPSTITLLNAVGTPRSLHLLVFWILFENVMSLHRTKATFMGLLEVGRVNEWVVTEKLGDALKMKSSTKTSKKPRIRIGERMHLLELGVGAYLFFCGCYDVTYGKNGFFIYLFFQSMAFFIAGFGYVGTFVPNS is encoded by the exons ATGGATCGTCTTTCGTTCACACCCACCTTCCAAGGCACCAGCTATGGCATTGGTGACCGGATTGGATTGATTTGGGAGCAGACCAGAGAGCCACTGATGGTGCCGCTGCTCAAACTCATGGTAGTGGTGTGCTTGACCATGTCTGTGATGCTTTTCGTTGAGCGAGTGTACATGGGCATCGTCATTGCGCTGGTCAAACTATTTGGTCGAAAGCCGGAGCAGCGCTACAACTGGGAGCCCATGAAGGACGATGTCGAGCTTGGGAATTCAGCTTACCCAATGGTTCTTGTGCAAATCCCAATGTACAATGAAAAAGAG GTTTACCAGCTCTCCATTGGAGCTGCATGTGGCCTTTCATGGCCTTCTGAAAGAATCATAATTCAAGTTCTGGACGATTCCACCGACCCAACCATTAAG GACTTGGTGGAGATGGAGTGTCAGAGATGGGCAAGCAAAGGCATAAATATAAAGTACGAGATCAGAGGGAACAGACATGGGTACAAGGCAGGAGCTCTGAAAGAAGGCATGAAACACAGCTACGTTAAACAGTGCGACTATGTGGCCATTTTTGATGCGGATTTTCAACCTGAGCCTGATTTTCTGTGGCGCACCATTCCTTTTCTTGTCCACAACCCTGAAATTGGTCTTGTTCAAGCTCGATGGAAATTTG TGAACTCTGATGAATGCTTAATGACAAGGATGCAAGAGATGTCACTGGATTACCATTTCACAGTGGAGCAAGAAGTTGGATCCTCAAGCCACGCCTTTTTTGGGTTTAATG GAACTGCTGGTGTATGGAGAATTTCAGCCCTCAATGAGGCAGGAGGATGGAAGGACCGGACCACAGTGGAGGATATGGACTTGGCAGTCAGGGCTAGTCTGAAAGGCTGGAAATTCGTATATGTGGGTGCCCTCAAG GTGAAAAATGAGTTGCCCAGTACTTTCAAAGCCTACCGCTATCAGCAGCATAGGTGGTCTTGTGGTCCTGCTAATCTCTTCAAGAAAATGGCAATAGAAATAGCCAGAAACAAG AAAGTGAATCTATGGAAGAAGGTTTATGTGATCTACAGCTTCTTCTTTGTGCGAAAGATCGTAGCACATATCGTTACATTCCTATTTTACTGTGTTGTTTTCCCTGCAACTGTTTTTTTCCCTGAAGTGGAAGTTCCCATGTGGGGAGCTGTCTATATTCCTTCTACCATTACTCTTCTGAATGCAGTTGGAACTCCAAG ATCACTCCACCTCTTGGTTTTCTGGATACTTTTTGAGAATGTCATGTCCCTGCACCGAACTAAGGCGACATTCATGGGTCTCCTAGAGGTGGGGAGAGTAAATGAATGGGTTGTCACTGAGAAACTGGGAGATGCACTAAAGATGAAATCAAGCACCAAAACATCCAAGAAACCTCGAATCAGGATTGGAGAAAG AATGCATCTCTTGGAGCTTGGTGTTGGGGCCTACCTCTTCTTCTGTGGTTGCTATGATGTCACCTATGGAAAGAACGGCTTCTTCATATATCTCTTCTTCCAATCCATGGCTTTCTTCATTGCGGGGTTTGGTTATGTTGGCACCTTTGTTCCCAACTCTTAG